The following are encoded together in the Paludisphaera mucosa genome:
- a CDS encoding ATP-dependent Clp protease adaptor ClpS — translation MSDEQGEASVAAEPEVAVAVAEEQQTRTKKLPPYNVIILNDEEHTFEYVIDLLIRLFAHSKPAAEALTWQIHNRGRAVVYTTHKEKAELKREQVVSYGADPRMKESRGPLGCYIEPAE, via the coding sequence ATGTCGGACGAGCAGGGAGAGGCCAGCGTCGCCGCCGAGCCGGAAGTCGCCGTCGCCGTCGCCGAGGAGCAGCAGACGCGGACGAAGAAGCTCCCGCCCTACAACGTGATCATCCTCAACGACGAGGAGCACACGTTCGAGTACGTGATCGACCTGCTCATCAGGCTCTTCGCCCACTCCAAGCCCGCCGCCGAGGCCCTCACCTGGCAGATCCACAACCGGGGCCGGGCCGTCGTCTACACCACCCACAAGGAGAAGGCCGAGCTCAAGCGCGAGCAGGTCGTCTCCTACGGCGCCGACCCCCGCATGAAGGAGTCCCGCGGCCCCCTGGGCTGCTACATCGAGCCGGCTGAGTGA
- the rbsK gene encoding ribokinase, with translation MARIVVFGSSNTDMTVRVARLPAPGETVLGDGFAATPGGKGANQAVAARRAGAEVVFVAAVGDDDLGRRALDGYRREGIDVAHARVVAGVASGVALISVADDGENMIAVASGANMSLAPEDVAALPDALFRPGDLLLTGLEIPRPTALAAMRRGRAAGMTVILNPAPAPRPGDPATEELLAAADVVTPNRIEARALAGTERDAGPLANAERIRTKGPKTVIVTLGREGCLATTGAEVYEIPSRKVDAVDAVGAGDAFNGALAAVLAEGRPLGEALAWATAAAALAVTRPGAQAALPTREAIDRFVHVED, from the coding sequence ATGGCCCGAATCGTCGTCTTCGGCTCGTCCAACACCGACATGACCGTCCGCGTCGCCCGCCTTCCCGCCCCGGGCGAGACGGTGCTGGGCGACGGGTTCGCCGCGACGCCGGGCGGCAAGGGGGCGAACCAGGCCGTCGCCGCCCGCCGCGCCGGGGCCGAGGTCGTCTTCGTCGCGGCCGTCGGCGACGACGACCTGGGCCGGCGGGCCCTCGACGGCTACCGCCGCGAGGGGATCGACGTCGCCCACGCCAGGGTGGTCGCGGGCGTCGCCTCGGGCGTGGCCCTCATCTCGGTGGCCGACGACGGCGAGAACATGATCGCGGTGGCCTCGGGGGCCAACATGAGCCTCGCGCCCGAGGACGTCGCCGCGCTCCCCGACGCCCTCTTCCGACCCGGCGACCTGCTCCTGACCGGCCTGGAGATCCCCCGGCCGACCGCGCTCGCCGCCATGCGGCGGGGGCGGGCCGCCGGCATGACCGTGATCCTCAACCCGGCCCCCGCGCCCAGGCCCGGCGACCCGGCGACCGAGGAGCTGCTGGCGGCGGCCGACGTCGTCACCCCCAACCGGATCGAGGCCCGCGCCCTGGCCGGGACCGAGCGCGACGCCGGCCCGCTCGCCAACGCCGAGCGTATCCGGACCAAGGGCCCGAAGACCGTGATCGTCACCCTGGGACGGGAGGGCTGCCTGGCGACGACGGGGGCCGAGGTCTACGAGATCCCCTCGCGCAAGGTCGACGCCGTCGACGCCGTGGGGGCGGGCGACGCCTTCAACGGCGCTCTGGCCGCGGTCCTCGCCGAGGGCCGGCCCCTGGGCGAGGCCCTCGCCTGGGCGACGGCCGCCGCGGCCCTGGCGGTCACCCGGCCCGGGGCCCAGGCGGCGCTGCCGACCCGCGAGGCCATCGACCGCTTCGTCCACGTCGAGGACTGA
- a CDS encoding putative bifunctional diguanylate cyclase/phosphodiesterase, translating into MLHTTDSPRHSLAFLVQVLDTLPAAAYTCDVDGLITYCNRNAIDVWGRVPRINDSSDRYCGSYKLFFADGRPMRHDECWMARALIERGPFNGQEVLIEQPDGRLRSALAHANPMLDEDGRFVGASNVLVDITDRKQFEERLAYQATHDALTGLPNRSLLLRTIEQALEEAGATGRRFALLLLDLDRFKVINDTFGHGCGDEVLRRTAPRLKHAVGDRGLVARLGGDEFGILLSGADRPAAERAAATILRAVARPIPIDGRTFDVGTSIGIALCPEHGRDAATLLQHADVAMYAAKRSRSGAALYADDRQEATSSRASTAAELRAAIRGGGLTLHYQPILDLATRKVVAVEALARWPHPERGLIPPGEFVPLAEAEGLSTRLDLWALGEALRRRRGWRRQGLDLAVSVNLSTASLLDEAFVEAAFRLLVEEPGPLGGLTLEMSERGVLEDPARVKTALDRFRSRGVRAALDDFGSGSSSLAHLKQLRVDELKLDPTVVRGLPASRPDAGIAEAVLGLGRSLDLIVTAEGVEHPEALDWLAARGCDRVQGFHLSPPRPPDELRAWLASPTQPSLPPRRRDLLRADRDPASSRG; encoded by the coding sequence ATGTTGCACACGACCGATTCGCCTCGGCACTCGCTGGCCTTCCTGGTGCAGGTGCTCGACACGCTGCCGGCCGCGGCCTACACCTGCGACGTCGACGGGCTCATCACCTATTGCAACCGCAACGCCATCGACGTCTGGGGCCGCGTCCCCAGGATCAACGACTCGTCCGACCGCTATTGCGGGTCGTACAAGCTCTTCTTCGCCGACGGCCGGCCGATGCGCCACGACGAGTGCTGGATGGCCCGGGCGCTCATCGAACGGGGCCCCTTCAACGGCCAGGAGGTGCTCATCGAGCAGCCCGACGGCCGCCTGCGTTCGGCCCTCGCCCACGCCAACCCCATGCTCGACGAGGACGGCCGGTTCGTCGGCGCCTCGAACGTCCTGGTCGACATCACCGACCGCAAGCAGTTCGAGGAGCGGCTGGCCTATCAGGCGACGCACGACGCCCTGACCGGGCTGCCCAACCGCTCGCTGCTGCTGCGGACGATCGAGCAGGCGCTCGAGGAGGCCGGGGCGACGGGGCGGCGGTTCGCCCTGCTGCTGCTCGACCTGGACCGCTTCAAGGTGATCAACGACACCTTCGGGCACGGCTGCGGCGACGAGGTCCTGCGGCGCACGGCGCCCCGCCTCAAGCACGCCGTCGGCGACCGCGGCCTGGTGGCCCGGCTCGGCGGCGACGAGTTCGGGATCCTGCTCTCGGGGGCCGATCGCCCGGCGGCCGAGCGCGCGGCCGCGACGATCCTCCGGGCCGTCGCGCGTCCCATCCCGATCGACGGCCGGACGTTCGACGTGGGGACGAGCATCGGGATCGCGCTCTGCCCCGAGCACGGCCGCGACGCGGCGACGCTGCTGCAGCACGCCGACGTGGCGATGTACGCCGCCAAGCGTTCCCGGTCCGGGGCCGCCCTCTACGCCGACGATCGGCAGGAGGCGACCTCGAGCCGGGCCTCGACGGCGGCCGAACTGCGGGCGGCGATCCGGGGCGGGGGCCTGACGCTGCATTACCAGCCGATCCTGGACCTCGCGACCCGCAAGGTGGTCGCCGTGGAGGCCCTGGCGCGCTGGCCCCATCCCGAACGCGGGCTGATCCCGCCCGGCGAATTCGTCCCGCTGGCCGAGGCCGAGGGCCTCTCGACCCGGTTGGACCTCTGGGCGCTCGGCGAGGCCCTGCGGCGGCGGCGGGGCTGGCGGCGGCAGGGCCTGGACCTGGCGGTCTCCGTGAACCTCTCGACCGCGAGCCTGCTCGACGAGGCGTTCGTCGAGGCCGCCTTCAGGCTGCTGGTCGAGGAGCCCGGACCCCTGGGCGGCCTGACCCTCGAAATGAGCGAGCGCGGCGTGCTGGAGGATCCGGCGCGTGTGAAGACGGCCCTCGACCGCTTCCGGTCGCGAGGCGTCCGGGCGGCCCTGGACGACTTCGGCTCCGGCTCCTCGTCGCTGGCCCACCTGAAGCAGCTTCGCGTCGACGAGCTGAAGCTCGACCCGACGGTCGTCCGGGGCCTGCCGGCCTCGCGCCCCGACGCCGGCATCGCCGAGGCGGTCCTCGGCCTGGGCCGCAGCCTGGACCTGATCGTCACCGCCGAGGGCGTCGAACACCCCGAGGCCCTGGACTGGCTGGCCGCCCGCGGCTGCGACCGCGTCCAGGGGTTCCACCTGTCCCCGCCCCGGCCGCCGGACGAGCTGCGGGCGTGGCTGGCGTCCCCGACCCAGCCCTCGCTGCCGCCGCGACGACGCGACCTCCTTCGCGCCGACCGGGACCCCGCTTCATCGCGAGGCTGA
- a CDS encoding c-type cytochrome domain-containing protein, with protein sequence MTTAIRPRALALGLLASAAALLGPSPAAPARTAQDPTADGAVMEEPVQGEVMEVDPNAPQRKRTRNRGGARKAAAKSATAKPADAAKADAAKADAPKADAPKAAETKPGEPSFARDVAPILVANCVGCHTSPNGNGFKRGKLDMGSFEKFMKGGASGPAAVAGKADDSHLILRVKGEEEPRMPPNNDARLGEPAIAAFENWVKAGAKLDAGLDPKVPFKTYAASLQDVSKAKLAQLSPEERDAKVKAAGLDRWKKANPALKPEMETSEHFALFSTLPKDHATAALKSIEAQLAAIRRVLGTEMTEWPEKVSFYVFSERKDYVEFVRTVKPREVDDLEEGDADLKTPQPYVVIVAPHDSPADASAAAPKRKARGRRDAETADGRRTLTGLLIENLGKGAVLATGSSPRWLAEGLGGYLASGLERRSGHFVKLRRVALDAFRLGWPTKAGDVLGGGEGVSPEEFRGVSFGLVECLNSPKYRPLFPQFLKEMSKGGEKLDDAIKEVYGADRESFLTETGEWIAATYGGDE encoded by the coding sequence ATGACGACCGCGATCCGACCTCGCGCCCTGGCGCTCGGCCTCCTTGCGTCCGCGGCGGCGCTGCTCGGCCCCTCGCCGGCCGCCCCCGCCCGCACAGCCCAGGATCCCACCGCGGACGGCGCCGTGATGGAAGAGCCCGTCCAGGGCGAGGTCATGGAAGTCGACCCCAACGCCCCCCAGCGCAAGCGGACGCGGAACCGCGGCGGCGCGCGCAAGGCCGCCGCGAAGTCGGCGACCGCCAAGCCGGCCGACGCCGCGAAGGCCGACGCCGCGAAGGCCGACGCTCCGAAGGCCGACGCCCCCAAGGCCGCCGAGACCAAGCCCGGCGAGCCTTCGTTCGCGCGCGACGTCGCCCCGATCCTGGTCGCCAACTGCGTCGGCTGCCACACCAGCCCGAACGGCAACGGCTTCAAGCGCGGCAAGCTCGACATGGGTTCGTTCGAGAAGTTCATGAAGGGGGGCGCGAGCGGCCCCGCCGCGGTCGCGGGCAAGGCCGACGACAGCCACCTGATCCTGCGGGTCAAGGGCGAGGAAGAGCCGCGGATGCCCCCCAACAACGACGCCCGCCTCGGCGAGCCGGCGATCGCCGCGTTCGAGAACTGGGTCAAGGCCGGCGCGAAGCTCGACGCGGGCCTCGACCCCAAGGTGCCGTTCAAGACCTACGCCGCCTCGCTCCAGGACGTCTCCAAGGCCAAGCTCGCCCAGCTCAGCCCCGAGGAGCGCGACGCCAAGGTCAAGGCGGCCGGGCTCGACCGCTGGAAGAAGGCCAACCCGGCCCTCAAGCCCGAGATGGAGACGTCCGAGCACTTCGCCCTCTTCAGCACGCTCCCGAAGGACCACGCGACCGCCGCCCTCAAGTCGATCGAGGCCCAGCTCGCCGCGATCCGCCGCGTGCTCGGGACCGAGATGACCGAGTGGCCGGAGAAGGTCAGCTTCTACGTCTTCTCGGAGCGCAAGGACTACGTCGAGTTCGTCCGCACGGTCAAGCCGCGCGAGGTCGACGATCTGGAGGAAGGCGACGCCGACCTCAAGACGCCCCAGCCCTACGTCGTGATCGTCGCCCCGCACGACTCGCCGGCCGACGCCTCGGCCGCGGCCCCCAAGCGGAAGGCCCGCGGCCGTCGCGACGCCGAGACCGCCGACGGCCGACGCACCCTGACGGGCCTGCTGATCGAGAACCTGGGCAAGGGCGCGGTGCTGGCGACCGGCTCGTCCCCGCGGTGGCTCGCCGAAGGCCTGGGCGGCTATCTCGCCAGCGGCCTCGAGCGCCGCAGCGGCCACTTCGTGAAGCTCCGCCGCGTGGCCCTCGACGCCTTCCGCCTGGGCTGGCCCACCAAGGCCGGCGACGTCCTCGGCGGCGGCGAAGGGGTCTCGCCCGAGGAGTTCCGGGGCGTCAGCTTCGGCCTGGTCGAATGCCTGAACTCCCCCAAGTACCGCCCCCTCTTCCCCCAGTTCCTCAAGGAGATGAGCAAGGGGGGAGAGAAGCTCGACGACGCCATCAAGGAGGTCTACGGCGCCGACCGAGAGAGCTTCCTGACCGAGACCGGCGAGTGGATCGCCGCCACCTACGGCGGCGACGAGTGA
- a CDS encoding metal-dependent transcriptional regulator, translating into MASLTVENYVKTIALISDRHPAGVAVATGELAQAMGVSPGTVTGMLKTLSEASLATYTPYEGARLTEAGQRLALMVIRRHRLLELFLARTLDMTWDEVHEEAEHMEHAVSERLIDRMERFLGHPAVDPHGDPIPAADGSLNEPKGVPLARCRPGATFRVVRVMDQDPAFLRYLTECGLDLHAEGTLRENRPEARAVVCRLGERDVALGIAAAEKVLVDAR; encoded by the coding sequence GTGGCCAGCCTGACCGTCGAGAACTACGTCAAGACGATCGCCCTCATCTCCGACCGGCACCCGGCGGGCGTCGCCGTCGCCACGGGCGAGCTGGCCCAGGCGATGGGGGTCTCGCCGGGGACCGTCACCGGCATGCTCAAGACGCTGTCGGAGGCGTCGCTGGCGACCTACACCCCTTACGAGGGGGCCCGGCTCACCGAGGCCGGCCAGCGGCTCGCCCTGATGGTCATCCGCCGCCACCGCCTGCTGGAGCTGTTCCTCGCCCGGACCCTCGACATGACCTGGGACGAGGTCCACGAGGAGGCCGAGCACATGGAGCACGCCGTCTCCGAGCGGCTGATCGACCGCATGGAGCGGTTCCTGGGCCACCCCGCCGTCGACCCCCACGGCGACCCCATCCCCGCCGCCGACGGCTCGCTGAACGAGCCCAAGGGCGTGCCGCTGGCGCGCTGCCGTCCGGGCGCGACCTTCCGGGTCGTCCGCGTGATGGACCAGGACCCGGCCTTCCTCCGCTACCTGACCGAATGCGGCCTCGACCTGCACGCCGAGGGGACCCTCCGCGAGAACCGCCCCGAGGCCCGCGCCGTCGTCTGCCGCCTCGGCGAACGCGACGTCGCCCTGGGCATCGCCGCCGCCGAGAAGGTCCTCGTCGACGCCCGCTGA
- the thiO gene encoding glycine oxidase ThiO — protein MAERYDVVVAGGGVVGLSIAFALARAGVSVAVLDRREAGREASWAGAGLLPAQSDPDRRPSHPTLALRAWSARLYPEWSAILREETGIDNGYRRTGGVDVAATEAEEHALRTTAGRWRVEGIAYERLAPGDFGRVEPALNPGLRLAYFLPDRAQVRNPWHLRALATAVANRGGVIASHRGVEGFATVGDRVTGVLTTEGPIEADHVVVAAGAWSGGLLERIGVRAPTPPVKGQIVLLNGGRPLLRRIVEYGKHYLVPRDDGRVLIGATEEDAGFDVLPTADAFRGLLEVAGALCPVLRDAEIEATWAGLRPGSLDTRPYIGPAPGFRNLVVATGHKRAGLQLSPATAELVADLILGRPPRIDLSYFRIGRDPAPAGDDVFRS, from the coding sequence ATGGCCGAGCGGTATGACGTCGTCGTGGCGGGGGGTGGGGTCGTCGGCCTCTCGATCGCCTTCGCCCTGGCCCGCGCGGGGGTCTCGGTCGCGGTTTTGGACCGTCGCGAGGCCGGCCGCGAGGCGTCGTGGGCCGGCGCGGGGCTGCTCCCCGCCCAGAGCGACCCCGACCGCCGGCCGTCGCACCCCACGCTCGCCCTGCGGGCCTGGAGCGCCCGGCTCTATCCCGAATGGTCGGCGATCCTCCGCGAGGAGACCGGGATCGACAACGGCTACCGCCGCACCGGGGGCGTCGACGTCGCCGCGACCGAGGCCGAGGAGCACGCCCTGCGCACCACCGCCGGCCGCTGGCGCGTCGAGGGGATCGCCTACGAGCGGCTGGCGCCCGGCGACTTCGGCCGGGTCGAGCCGGCCCTGAACCCGGGGCTGCGCCTCGCGTACTTCCTCCCCGACCGGGCCCAGGTCCGGAACCCCTGGCACCTCCGGGCGCTGGCGACGGCCGTCGCGAACCGCGGCGGGGTGATCGCGTCGCATCGGGGCGTCGAGGGCTTCGCGACCGTCGGCGACCGCGTGACGGGCGTCCTCACGACCGAGGGCCCGATCGAGGCCGACCACGTGGTCGTCGCCGCCGGCGCGTGGTCGGGCGGCCTGCTCGAACGGATCGGCGTCCGCGCCCCCACGCCGCCGGTGAAGGGTCAGATCGTCCTGCTGAACGGCGGCCGGCCGCTGCTGCGGCGGATCGTCGAGTACGGCAAACACTACCTCGTCCCGCGCGACGACGGCCGGGTGCTGATCGGGGCGACCGAGGAGGACGCCGGCTTCGACGTCCTCCCCACGGCCGACGCCTTCCGGGGCCTGCTGGAGGTCGCCGGGGCCCTCTGCCCCGTGCTCCGCGACGCCGAGATCGAGGCCACCTGGGCCGGCCTCCGCCCCGGCAGCCTGGACACCCGGCCCTACATCGGCCCCGCGCCCGGCTTCCGCAACCTCGTGGTCGCCACCGGCCACAAACGCGCGGGCCTGCAACTCTCGCCCGCCACCGCCGAGCTGGTCGCCGACCTGATCCTGGGCCGGCCGCCCCGGATCGACCTCTCCTATTTCCGCATCGGCCGCGACCCCGCCCCGGCCGGCGACGACGTCTTCCGGTCGTGA
- a CDS encoding NAD-dependent epimerase/dehydratase family protein, which yields MSLLVVGCGYLGRRVASEWVGRGEAVFGMTRSAEGAASLAALGVRPVRADVLDAASLAGLPAVDRVLYAVGYDRGAGPSKRSVYVDGLRNVLEHLPAGVARLVYVGSTSVYGDDDGGWVDEDSPAEPITESGRICLDAERVLTAWARESGVSTVILRCSGLYGPGRIIRRTLIERGEPIPGDPERTLSLIHVDDAARAATAALDAASPGRLYLASDDRPVPRREYYRVVAAHLNAPPPAFIPPAPGSPEAARDVVDRKISNRRLRAELGVVLQYPDVTVGVPAALDG from the coding sequence GTGAGCCTGCTCGTCGTCGGCTGCGGCTACCTGGGGCGTCGGGTCGCCTCCGAATGGGTCGGCCGCGGCGAGGCCGTCTTCGGCATGACGCGCTCCGCCGAGGGGGCCGCGAGCCTCGCCGCGCTCGGCGTCCGCCCGGTCCGGGCCGACGTGCTCGACGCCGCCTCGCTCGCCGGGCTGCCGGCCGTCGACCGCGTGCTCTACGCCGTGGGTTACGACCGGGGCGCGGGACCGTCGAAGCGGTCGGTCTACGTCGACGGGCTGAGGAACGTCCTCGAACACCTCCCGGCCGGCGTCGCGCGGCTGGTCTACGTCGGCTCGACGAGCGTCTATGGCGACGACGACGGCGGCTGGGTCGACGAGGATTCCCCCGCCGAGCCGATCACCGAGTCCGGCCGCATCTGCCTCGACGCCGAACGCGTCCTGACGGCCTGGGCCCGCGAGTCGGGCGTCTCGACGGTGATCCTCCGCTGCTCCGGCCTCTACGGCCCCGGGCGGATCATCCGCCGGACCCTGATCGAGCGCGGCGAGCCGATCCCCGGCGATCCCGAGCGCACGCTGAGCCTGATCCACGTCGACGACGCCGCCCGCGCCGCGACCGCCGCGCTCGACGCCGCCTCCCCCGGCCGTTTGTACCTCGCCAGCGACGACCGCCCCGTCCCCCGCCGGGAATACTACCGCGTCGTCGCCGCCCACCTGAACGCCCCGCCCCCTGCGTTCATCCCCCCCGCCCCCGGCTCGCCCGAGGCCGCCCGCGACGTCGTCGACCGCAAGATCTCCAACCGACGACTCAGGGCCGAGCTGGGCGTCGTGCTGCAATATCCCGACGTGACGGTCGGGGTGCCGGCGGCGCTCGACGGCTGA
- a CDS encoding 3-keto-disaccharide hydrolase produces MPTTRSLAALTALVLALNLVPAAAAADPAPLLRFNGKDLTGFYTYLHDHKYEDPDKVFTVVDGVLQISGKEWGGVVTREEYSNYRLIAEFRWGTKTWPPRVENARDSGVLLHCFGGDSVISGHWMQSMECQLIEGGTGDLLVVAQPEGTRMSLTSEVRKGEDGQWYYQPDGAGAVVRTFNGGRINWWGRDPAWKDVVGYRGPKDVEKPLGEWNTLEVVCDGDSITNILNGKVVNVGVKSSVTKGKLTFQSEGAEVHFRKIEILPLVKK; encoded by the coding sequence ATGCCCACGACCCGATCCCTTGCGGCCCTGACGGCTCTCGTCCTGGCCCTGAACCTCGTCCCCGCGGCCGCCGCCGCCGACCCCGCGCCGCTGCTCCGGTTCAACGGCAAGGACCTGACCGGGTTCTACACCTATCTGCACGACCACAAGTACGAGGACCCCGACAAGGTCTTCACGGTCGTCGACGGCGTGCTGCAGATCTCCGGGAAGGAGTGGGGCGGGGTCGTCACCCGCGAGGAGTACTCGAACTATCGACTGATCGCCGAGTTCCGCTGGGGGACGAAGACCTGGCCGCCCCGCGTCGAGAACGCCCGCGACTCGGGCGTCCTGCTGCATTGCTTCGGCGGCGACTCGGTCATCAGCGGGCACTGGATGCAGTCGATGGAATGCCAGCTCATCGAAGGCGGCACCGGCGACCTCCTCGTCGTGGCGCAGCCGGAGGGGACGCGGATGAGCCTGACGAGCGAGGTCCGCAAGGGGGAAGACGGCCAGTGGTACTACCAGCCGGACGGTGCCGGCGCGGTCGTCCGCACCTTCAACGGCGGGCGGATCAACTGGTGGGGCCGCGACCCGGCCTGGAAGGACGTGGTGGGCTACCGCGGGCCGAAGGACGTCGAGAAGCCGCTGGGCGAGTGGAACACCCTGGAGGTCGTCTGCGACGGCGACTCGATCACCAACATCCTCAACGGCAAGGTCGTGAACGTCGGGGTCAAGTCGAGCGTGACCAAGGGCAAGCTCACCTTCCAGTCGGAAGGCGCCGAGGTCCACTTCCGCAAGATCGAGATCCTGCCTCTCGTCAAGAAGTGA
- a CDS encoding class I SAM-dependent rRNA methyltransferase, translated as MSQPPPRPRPKPKGRPPEPPAPPMPVPDRSLDPEMPLPAVAIRSPGNHPFIFRKMIDGVTGPLVARLGDLVQVLDRDGAPLGYGLWNPRSQISLRMLSREPQAPGVDFWTRRIDEAVKLRVDQLGVERESNAYRVLHAEGDGLSGLIVDRFDDVLSAEIFSLGMYQRIGPILGLLAERLGTKHFRVRVDERVALQEDFAGRPISSPQLPPRVTIAEHGVRYRIHFAESHKTGFFCDQRDSRRELAKFCKGRTVLDACCYTGGFGLNALIRGEAREVTCIDLDEKAVALAKENANANNVRLDVVHADAFGYMRQMGLNGREYGVVVLDPPKLILDRDDVSAGKRKYFDLNVLGMGLVEPGGLLVTCSCSGLLDAAEFQQLLKAASRKANRSVQLLAMTGASADHPVALDAPEGAYLKVAWLRMGERLPEPIAASRDRESPADFDEPSEPTP; from the coding sequence ATGAGCCAGCCCCCACCCCGCCCCCGACCGAAGCCCAAGGGCCGCCCCCCCGAGCCCCCCGCGCCGCCGATGCCGGTCCCGGACCGCTCGCTCGATCCCGAGATGCCGCTGCCGGCCGTGGCGATCCGCTCGCCGGGCAACCACCCGTTCATCTTCCGGAAGATGATCGACGGCGTGACCGGGCCGCTCGTCGCCCGGCTCGGCGACCTCGTGCAGGTCCTCGACCGCGACGGCGCGCCTTTGGGCTACGGCCTGTGGAACCCGCGGTCGCAGATCAGCCTGCGGATGCTCTCGCGCGAGCCCCAGGCCCCGGGCGTCGACTTCTGGACGCGGCGGATCGACGAGGCCGTGAAGCTCCGCGTCGACCAGCTCGGCGTCGAGCGCGAGTCCAACGCCTACCGCGTCCTCCACGCCGAGGGGGACGGCCTCTCGGGCCTGATCGTCGACCGCTTCGACGACGTGCTCTCGGCCGAGATCTTCAGCCTGGGCATGTACCAGCGGATCGGGCCGATCCTGGGCCTGCTGGCCGAGCGGCTGGGGACCAAGCACTTCCGCGTCCGGGTCGACGAGCGGGTCGCGCTCCAGGAGGACTTCGCCGGCCGGCCGATCTCCAGCCCCCAGCTCCCGCCCCGGGTCACGATCGCCGAGCACGGCGTCCGCTACCGCATCCACTTCGCCGAGTCGCACAAGACGGGCTTCTTCTGCGACCAGCGCGACAGCCGCCGCGAGCTGGCCAAGTTCTGCAAGGGGCGGACGGTCCTCGACGCCTGCTGCTACACCGGCGGGTTCGGCCTCAACGCCCTGATCCGCGGCGAGGCCCGCGAGGTCACCTGCATCGACCTGGACGAGAAGGCCGTGGCGCTGGCGAAGGAGAACGCCAACGCCAACAACGTCCGGCTCGACGTCGTCCACGCCGACGCCTTCGGCTACATGCGGCAGATGGGCCTCAACGGCCGCGAGTACGGCGTCGTCGTCCTCGACCCCCCCAAGCTGATCCTCGACCGCGACGACGTCTCGGCCGGCAAGCGGAAGTACTTCGACCTCAACGTCCTGGGCATGGGCCTGGTCGAGCCCGGCGGGCTGCTGGTCACCTGCTCGTGCTCGGGCCTGCTCGACGCCGCCGAGTTCCAGCAATTGCTGAAGGCCGCCTCGCGCAAGGCCAACCGGAGCGTGCAGCTCCTCGCCATGACCGGCGCGTCGGCCGACCACCCCGTGGCGCTCGACGCCCCCGAGGGCGCGTACCTGAAGGTCGCCTGGCTCCGCATGGGCGAGCGGCTCCCCGAGCCGATCGCGGCGTCGCGGGACCGGGAATCGCCCGCGGACTTCGACGAACCCTCCGAACCGACTCCGTGA
- the ruvX gene encoding Holliday junction resolvase RuvX has protein sequence MGRVLGIDFGLRRVGAAVSDPMRSIATPLEVYERRDPAQDARHYKKLTAEDEIERIVIGLPVHTTGREGESAARARAWGAWLAEVTGLPVVYYDERYTTVLAEDVLIEVGFSRQKRKGMRDMLAARILLQNYLDAGCPEAEAPMRSLTDEEGQPS, from the coding sequence ATGGGCCGGGTGCTGGGGATCGATTTCGGGCTGAGGCGGGTCGGCGCGGCCGTCAGCGACCCCATGCGCTCGATCGCCACCCCGCTGGAGGTCTACGAGCGCCGCGACCCCGCCCAGGACGCCCGCCACTACAAGAAGCTGACGGCGGAGGACGAGATCGAGCGAATCGTCATCGGCCTCCCCGTCCACACCACGGGCCGCGAGGGCGAGTCCGCCGCCCGGGCCCGCGCCTGGGGCGCCTGGCTGGCCGAGGTCACGGGGCTGCCCGTGGTCTACTACGACGAGCGGTACACGACCGTGCTGGCCGAGGACGTCCTGATCGAGGTCGGCTTCTCGCGGCAGAAGCGGAAGGGGATGCGCGACATGCTCGCCGCCCGGATCCTGCTCCAGAACTACCTCGACGCCGGCTGCCCGGAGGCCGAGGCCCCGATGCGGTCGCTTACCGACGAGGAAGGCCAACCTTCGTGA